In Streptomyces puniciscabiei, a single genomic region encodes these proteins:
- a CDS encoding MAB_1171c family putative transporter, giving the protein MLDEVSISFWIPTAVLTAALAIKLPSIIKMWRDPMLRAVGGLLLFACAVFVFAAPRTIAWTNRVTGVPNISAPLVYSLLTALCASWLLLIIAWRNGRSDSAQTRRVTRWVVAVYAGVVVALWVLFALADVPVERLRDLDTYYATTPFMREEILLYLVAHTVACSITARLIWNWIRTDGLDAWLRWGLRLLGVGYATNLFFDAAKLTAVVARWTGHDLDWLSTNVAPAGACVSATLVAVGFIVPHVGQYLHERWHVRLRHRALGPLYRLMRTVTGEREPFAPHAPAELRLIRRETFIRDALLQLSRHLDEDLRERSHQAALALGFEPGRARAVAAAVALLDAAGGERPPQAEAAGSPSGPDTTYLLQEIQAVSQALRHPDEITAVRARAAAPAESVRAHE; this is encoded by the coding sequence ATGCTCGACGAGGTCTCCATCTCCTTCTGGATCCCCACGGCCGTCCTGACCGCCGCGCTGGCGATCAAGCTGCCCAGCATCATCAAGATGTGGCGGGACCCGATGCTGCGTGCCGTCGGCGGTCTGCTGCTGTTCGCCTGTGCGGTGTTCGTCTTCGCGGCCCCGCGGACCATCGCCTGGACCAACCGGGTCACCGGGGTGCCGAACATCTCCGCGCCCTTGGTGTACTCCCTGCTGACCGCGCTCTGCGCGTCCTGGCTGCTGCTGATCATCGCCTGGCGCAACGGCCGCTCCGACTCGGCCCAGACCCGCCGGGTGACCCGCTGGGTGGTGGCCGTCTACGCGGGCGTGGTCGTCGCCCTGTGGGTGCTCTTCGCCCTCGCGGACGTGCCCGTGGAGCGGCTGCGGGACCTGGACACGTACTACGCCACCACTCCCTTCATGCGCGAGGAGATCCTGCTCTACCTCGTCGCGCACACCGTGGCCTGCTCGATCACGGCCCGGCTGATCTGGAACTGGATCCGCACCGACGGCCTCGACGCCTGGCTGCGCTGGGGGCTCAGGCTGCTGGGCGTCGGCTACGCCACGAACCTGTTCTTCGACGCGGCCAAGCTCACCGCCGTCGTGGCCCGCTGGACCGGCCACGACCTGGACTGGCTGAGCACCAATGTGGCGCCGGCCGGCGCGTGCGTCTCCGCCACCCTGGTCGCGGTGGGCTTCATCGTCCCGCACGTCGGCCAGTATCTGCACGAGCGCTGGCACGTCCGGCTGCGCCACCGCGCGCTCGGCCCGCTCTACCGGCTGATGCGGACCGTCACCGGCGAACGCGAGCCCTTCGCCCCGCACGCCCCCGCCGAACTGCGCCTGATCCGCCGCGAGACCTTCATCCGCGACGCCCTGCTGCAACTCTCCCGGCACCTGGACGAGGACCTGCGCGAACGGTCCCACCAGGCCGCCCTCGCCCTCGGCTTCGAGCCGGGCCGGGCCAGGGCCGTCGCCGCCGCCGTCGCCCTGCTGGACGCGGCCGGCGGCGAGCGGCCGCCGCAGGCCGAGGCCGCCGGCTCTCCCTCCGGCCCGGACACCACGTACCTCCTCCAGGAGATCCAGGCCGTGTCCCAGGCCCTCCGCCACCCCGACGAGATCACGGCGGTACGCGCCCGCGCGGCCGCCCCCGCAGAGAGCGTGCGCGCGCATGAGTGA
- a CDS encoding alpha-N-arabinofuranosidase — MSKSTARFTLDPAFTVGQVNARIFGSFVEHLGRCVYTGIYEPGHPSADEAGLRTDVLELVRELGVTAIRYPGGNFVSGYKWEDSVGPVEDRPRRLDLAWHSTETNRFGLSEFIAFLKKLGPETEPMMAVNLGTRGVAEALELQEYANHPSGTALSDLRVAHGDKEPFGIRLWCLGNEMDGPWQTGHKTAQEYGRLAAETARAMRQADPAVELVACGSSSQAMPTFAEWEATVLQETYDLVDHISLHAYYEPTDGDVDSFLASAVDMESFIENVVATADHIGAKLKSSKRINLSFDEWNVWYLSKWEEHAKTFEQTDWPEAPRLLEDNYSVTDAVVLGSLLIALLRHADRVTVACLAQLVNVIAPIMTEPGGPAWRQTTFFPFAQASKYGRGEVLDVRVDSPTYETKKYGETDLLHATAVRAADGTVTVFAVNRSRTDALPLEVALGRLGVTTVTEHSALADADPDARNTRAEPERVVPHPVEGTALQDGTLTAVLEPLSWNVIRLA, encoded by the coding sequence ATGAGCAAGAGCACCGCGCGTTTCACCCTCGACCCGGCTTTCACCGTCGGCCAGGTCAACGCCCGTATCTTCGGCTCCTTCGTGGAACACCTCGGCCGCTGCGTCTACACGGGCATCTACGAACCCGGGCACCCCTCGGCGGACGAAGCCGGACTGCGGACCGACGTTCTGGAGTTGGTCCGCGAACTCGGTGTCACCGCGATCCGCTACCCCGGCGGCAACTTCGTCTCCGGCTACAAGTGGGAGGACTCGGTGGGCCCCGTCGAGGACCGCCCCCGCCGCCTGGACCTCGCCTGGCACTCCACCGAGACGAACCGCTTCGGTCTGTCGGAGTTCATCGCGTTCCTCAAGAAGCTCGGCCCCGAAACCGAGCCGATGATGGCGGTGAACCTCGGCACCCGCGGCGTCGCCGAGGCCCTCGAACTCCAGGAGTACGCCAACCACCCCTCCGGCACCGCCCTCTCCGACCTCCGCGTGGCCCACGGCGACAAGGAGCCCTTCGGGATCAGGCTGTGGTGCCTGGGCAACGAGATGGACGGGCCCTGGCAGACCGGGCACAAGACGGCGCAGGAGTACGGCCGGCTGGCCGCCGAGACCGCCCGGGCCATGCGCCAGGCCGACCCCGCCGTCGAACTGGTCGCCTGCGGTTCCTCCAGCCAGGCCATGCCCACCTTCGCCGAGTGGGAGGCGACCGTCCTGCAGGAGACGTACGACCTGGTCGACCACATCTCCCTGCACGCCTACTACGAGCCCACGGACGGCGACGTCGACTCCTTCCTCGCCTCGGCCGTCGACATGGAGTCCTTCATCGAGAACGTGGTCGCCACCGCCGACCACATCGGCGCGAAGCTCAAGTCCAGCAAGCGGATCAACCTCTCCTTCGACGAGTGGAACGTCTGGTACCTCTCGAAGTGGGAGGAGCACGCGAAGACCTTCGAGCAGACGGACTGGCCCGAGGCGCCCCGCCTCCTGGAGGACAACTACAGCGTCACGGACGCCGTCGTCCTCGGCTCGCTCCTCATCGCCCTGCTCCGGCACGCCGACCGGGTCACCGTCGCCTGCCTCGCCCAGCTGGTCAACGTGATCGCCCCGATCATGACCGAGCCGGGCGGCCCGGCCTGGCGGCAGACCACGTTCTTCCCGTTCGCGCAGGCGTCGAAGTACGGCCGGGGCGAGGTGCTCGACGTGCGCGTGGACTCGCCGACGTACGAGACGAAGAAGTACGGCGAGACGGACCTGCTGCACGCCACGGCCGTCCGCGCGGCCGACGGCACGGTCACGGTGTTCGCCGTCAACCGCAGCCGCACGGACGCCCTGCCGCTCGAAGTCGCCCTCGGCCGGCTGGGGGTGACGACCGTCACCGAGCACAGCGCGCTCGCGGACGCCGACCCCGACGCCCGCAACACCCGCGCCGAGCCCGAGCGGGTCGTCCCGCACCCGGTCGAGGGCACCGCCCTTCAGGACGGCACGCTCACCGCCGTACTGGAGCCGCTGTCCTGGAACGTGATCAGGCTCGCGTGA
- a CDS encoding glycoside hydrolase family 35 protein, protein MALSRRTFSALAGSTALGLALGGSGGPGAPSAYAARSVPTGPAPAPPSADGCRHTIGYDQYSLLVDGRRLVLWSGEMHPFRLPSPSLWRDVLQKMRAHGYNAVSIYVAWNYHSPAPGSYDFTGVRDLDLFLRTAAETGLYVILRPGPYINAEVDGGGFPGWLTATKGTARTDDPTYLGHVDEWLTQVNRIARRHLFTQGSGTVLLYQIENEYDAHAGDATGRAYMSHLYKKVRADGIDVPLFHNDKGRNGYWVPGSFDTGGEKGGWLYGFDGYPSPAHTPPDWGHYGPGGPTGGAGASPSTPGFVPEFGGGWFDPWGGAFFDGKGYAESRRTRDAAYERRFYLTNLANGLTLHNVYMTFGGTSWGWLPAPVVYTSYDYGAAIDEARNVTDKIAPMHQLGHLLQRVPDFAKLDRAADVHAEGLKVYHLTNPDTGAHVYVARNDGTDAVTTELPTDAGRVRITVPGKDARLLTTGLKLGRRTLKYSTAEPMLCLTAGRQDVALFSGRLGDMAELVLKCPVEPNVMRLDPEAAWVFDNDDDLHVNVPLGEGGLTRVLVEKGETETPLVLLFADDATAVRMFPYDTPSGTVLVYGPALLRQAELRGSEVHLTGDVTETTTIEVWGPRGIDTLVWNGRTLPTRVTLSGSLMTTGLLPAAPEVRLPELGGWRMRRENPEAGPGFDDSDWTVADKRTTFSTTPVPEGQPVLFADDYGFHYGDVWYRGSFTGSTGLEEISLAYSTGTQGLLMAWLDGEPLGTHRMPVPDKDTTVRKGSWADTAVFPIRDSLRSPGRHVLSVLVRRMQRDEDGKGLDTHKVARGLTAAAFKGASPEVRWRIQGAAAPDPVRGPMNNGGLYGERQGWHLPGFRDQDWEPVSFPRTARYQGVTWYRTSFRLSVPADVDASVGLTLEDDPYRAYRAQIFLNGWNMGQYINNVGPQHTFVLPNGVLRTRGTNTLALAVLSEFTTLSGPGRVSLTLLGRASGGLPVTPV, encoded by the coding sequence TTGGCGCTCAGCAGACGTACCTTCAGTGCCCTGGCGGGCTCGACCGCGCTCGGGCTCGCCCTGGGCGGCAGCGGCGGGCCCGGGGCGCCCTCGGCGTACGCGGCGCGCAGTGTGCCGACCGGCCCGGCACCCGCCCCGCCGAGCGCCGACGGCTGCCGGCACACCATCGGCTACGACCAGTACTCGCTGCTGGTGGACGGCCGGCGGCTGGTGCTGTGGTCCGGCGAGATGCACCCCTTCCGGCTGCCGAGCCCCTCCCTGTGGCGGGACGTGCTGCAGAAGATGCGGGCCCACGGGTACAACGCCGTGAGCATCTACGTGGCCTGGAACTACCACTCCCCCGCTCCGGGCTCCTACGACTTCACCGGCGTCCGGGACCTGGACCTGTTCCTGCGCACGGCCGCCGAGACCGGCCTGTACGTCATCCTGCGGCCCGGCCCGTACATCAACGCCGAGGTGGACGGCGGCGGCTTCCCCGGCTGGCTGACGGCGACGAAGGGCACGGCCCGCACCGACGACCCGACGTACCTGGGGCATGTCGACGAGTGGCTGACCCAGGTGAACCGGATCGCCCGCCGGCACCTGTTCACCCAGGGCAGCGGCACGGTCCTGCTGTACCAGATCGAGAACGAGTACGACGCCCACGCCGGCGACGCCACCGGCCGGGCCTACATGTCCCACCTGTACAAGAAGGTGCGGGCGGACGGCATCGACGTCCCGCTGTTCCACAACGACAAGGGCAGGAACGGGTACTGGGTGCCCGGGTCCTTCGACACCGGCGGGGAGAAGGGCGGCTGGCTGTACGGCTTCGACGGCTATCCGTCGCCCGCGCACACGCCGCCCGACTGGGGGCACTACGGTCCCGGCGGCCCGACGGGCGGGGCCGGCGCCTCGCCGTCCACGCCCGGGTTCGTGCCGGAGTTCGGCGGCGGCTGGTTCGACCCGTGGGGCGGTGCCTTCTTCGACGGCAAGGGGTACGCCGAGTCCCGGCGGACCCGGGACGCCGCCTATGAGCGCCGGTTCTACCTGACCAACCTGGCCAACGGGCTCACCCTGCACAACGTCTACATGACCTTCGGCGGCACCTCCTGGGGCTGGCTGCCCGCGCCGGTCGTGTACACGTCGTACGACTACGGCGCCGCCATCGACGAGGCGCGGAACGTCACGGACAAGATCGCGCCGATGCACCAGCTCGGCCATCTGCTCCAGCGCGTGCCCGACTTCGCCAAGCTGGACCGGGCGGCGGACGTGCACGCCGAGGGCCTGAAGGTCTACCACCTGACCAACCCGGACACCGGCGCCCATGTCTACGTCGCCCGCAACGACGGCACGGACGCGGTCACCACCGAGCTGCCGACCGACGCGGGCCGGGTGCGCATCACGGTGCCCGGCAAGGACGCCCGGCTGCTCACGACCGGGCTGAAGCTGGGCAGGCGGACGCTGAAGTACTCCACCGCCGAACCCATGCTGTGCCTGACGGCCGGCCGGCAGGACGTCGCCCTGTTCTCGGGACGCCTGGGTGACATGGCCGAGCTGGTGCTGAAGTGCCCGGTGGAGCCGAACGTCATGCGGCTGGACCCCGAGGCCGCCTGGGTCTTCGACAACGACGACGACCTGCATGTGAACGTCCCGCTCGGCGAGGGCGGGCTGACCCGGGTGCTGGTGGAGAAGGGCGAGACCGAGACCCCGCTGGTGCTGCTCTTCGCCGACGACGCCACCGCCGTCCGCATGTTCCCGTACGACACCCCGTCCGGAACCGTGCTGGTGTACGGCCCGGCGCTGCTGCGCCAGGCCGAGCTGCGCGGATCCGAGGTCCACCTGACCGGTGACGTCACCGAGACGACGACCATCGAGGTGTGGGGGCCGCGCGGGATCGACACCCTGGTGTGGAACGGCCGTACCCTGCCCACCCGGGTCACCCTGTCCGGCAGCCTGATGACCACCGGCCTGCTGCCGGCCGCCCCCGAGGTGCGGCTGCCCGAGCTGGGCGGCTGGCGGATGCGCAGGGAGAACCCGGAGGCCGGGCCCGGTTTCGACGACTCGGACTGGACGGTCGCGGACAAGAGGACGACGTTCAGCACCACGCCGGTCCCCGAGGGTCAGCCGGTCCTCTTCGCCGACGACTACGGCTTCCACTACGGGGACGTCTGGTACCGCGGCTCCTTCACCGGCTCGACCGGCCTGGAGGAGATCTCCCTCGCCTACAGCACCGGCACGCAGGGCCTGCTGATGGCCTGGCTGGACGGCGAGCCGCTGGGCACCCACCGGATGCCGGTGCCGGACAAGGACACGACCGTCCGGAAGGGCAGTTGGGCGGACACGGCCGTCTTCCCGATCCGTGACTCCCTGCGCTCCCCCGGCCGGCATGTGCTGTCGGTCCTCGTCCGGCGCATGCAACGCGACGAGGACGGCAAGGGGCTCGACACCCACAAGGTGGCCCGTGGGCTGACGGCTGCCGCCTTCAAGGGCGCCTCGCCGGAGGTCAGGTGGCGGATCCAGGGCGCGGCGGCCCCCGACCCCGTGCGCGGCCCGATGAACAACGGCGGCCTGTACGGCGAGCGGCAGGGCTGGCATCTGCCCGGGTTCCGGGACCAGGACTGGGAGCCGGTGAGCTTCCCGCGCACCGCCCGGTACCAGGGCGTGACCTGGTACCGGACCAGCTTCCGCCTCTCGGTCCCGGCCGACGTCGACGCCTCGGTCGGCCTGACCCTGGAGGACGATCCGTACCGGGCCTACCGCGCGCAGATCTTCCTCAACGGCTGGAACATGGGCCAGTACATCAACAACGTGGGCCCGCAGCACACCTTCGTCCTGCCGAACGGCGTCCTGCGCACCCGGGGCACCAACACCCTCGCGCTGGCGGTCCTCTCGGAGTTCACCACGCTGTCGGGGCCGGGCCGGGTGAGCCTGACGCTGCTCGGCAGGGCGAGCGGCGGGCTGCCGGTCACGCCGGTCTGA
- a CDS encoding RrF2 family transcriptional regulator, whose amino-acid sequence MRISARADYAVRAVLELAVRQSNGPVKAEEIATAQGIPHKFLEGILGDLRRGGIVDSRRGGGGGYRLARDAAEVTVADVIRAVDGPIVSVRGERPTGLAYSGSAEPLLPLWIALRANVRRILEGVTLADLAADALPEPVRALAAEPAAWENP is encoded by the coding sequence ATGAGGATCTCGGCTCGGGCGGACTACGCGGTACGGGCGGTACTGGAGCTGGCCGTACGGCAGAGTAACGGCCCGGTGAAGGCGGAGGAAATCGCCACCGCGCAGGGCATCCCGCACAAGTTCCTGGAAGGGATCCTGGGCGACCTGAGGCGGGGCGGGATCGTCGACAGCAGGCGTGGCGGAGGCGGCGGCTACCGGCTGGCGCGGGACGCGGCCGAGGTCACGGTCGCCGATGTGATCCGCGCGGTGGACGGCCCGATCGTCTCGGTCCGCGGGGAACGCCCGACGGGCCTCGCCTACAGCGGCAGCGCCGAGCCCCTGCTGCCGCTGTGGATCGCGCTGCGCGCGAACGTCCGCCGGATCCTGGAGGGTGTCACGCTCGCCGACCTCGCGGCGGACGCGCTGCCGGAGCCCGTGCGGGCGCTGGCGGCGGAACCGGCGGCCTGGGAGAACCCGTAG
- a CDS encoding DUF4360 domain-containing protein, with product MAGGLLLSGAVAALLTTALPAQSSSPVFDNPPPDKIVIDVATVNGSGCPAGTAAVAVSPDNTAFTVTYSSYLAQAGGASDPTDFRKNCQLNLVVHVPQGFTYAVASADYRGFLSLQPGASATQKASYYFQGSSQTVPRSHPFNGPYNDDWQATDSTDWAQLVWAPCGVLRNFNINTELRVNAGTQTPGKVSFMTMDSTDGDISTVYHLAWKQCPSA from the coding sequence ATGGCTGGTGGACTCCTCCTGAGCGGTGCCGTAGCCGCTCTCCTCACCACCGCGCTACCCGCTCAGTCCTCGTCACCGGTGTTCGACAACCCGCCCCCGGACAAGATCGTCATCGACGTCGCCACGGTGAACGGCTCCGGCTGTCCGGCAGGTACGGCCGCCGTCGCCGTCTCCCCGGACAACACGGCCTTCACGGTGACCTACAGCAGCTATCTCGCCCAGGCCGGCGGTGCCTCCGACCCGACCGACTTCCGCAAGAACTGCCAGCTCAACCTGGTGGTTCACGTCCCCCAGGGCTTCACCTACGCGGTAGCCAGCGCCGACTACCGCGGTTTCCTGTCGCTCCAGCCCGGCGCGAGCGCCACCCAGAAGGCCTCGTACTACTTCCAGGGCTCCTCGCAGACCGTGCCCAGATCCCACCCCTTCAACGGCCCCTACAACGACGACTGGCAGGCCACCGACAGCACGGACTGGGCGCAACTGGTCTGGGCGCCGTGCGGGGTGCTGCGCAACTTCAACATCAACACCGAGCTGCGGGTGAACGCGGGGACCCAGACCCCGGGCAAGGTCAGCTTCATGACCATGGACTCCACCGACGGCGACATCAGCACGGTGTACCACCTGGCGTGGAAGCAGTGCCCGAGCGCATAG
- a CDS encoding family 2B encapsulin nanocompartment shell protein, whose amino-acid sequence MPLDTVTAQAAGPESEQQQREQQSLSTAAARNLATTTKSEPQMQGISSRWATRILPWVNVPGATYRVNRRLSYTLGDGRVTFVKNGSKVQVVPAELGELPLLRGFTDKDALGALADKFVQKEFAPGQVIVQEGRKADHVYLIAHGKVEKISEGPYDAEATIGLMADGDAFGGQVLAGGTRKWDFTARAMTATTVLALPLTAYKAVADRHEKLRRHVQSISTDGDRRLNRSGEADILLKAGHHGEETLHQTFVDYELEPREYELSVAQTVLRVHSRVADLYNEPMNQTQQQLRLTIEALRERQEHELINNAEFGLLNNADFDQRISTYSGPPTPDDMDELLSMRRKTRCFLAHPKAIAAFGRQCNKRGLYFGSVDLNGNQIPAWRGVPLLPCGKIPISDQGTTSIIAMRTGEDDQGVIGLHQTGIPDEVEPGLNVRFMGINEQAVISYLVSTYYSAAVLVPDALGILENVEIARTNGS is encoded by the coding sequence ATGCCCCTCGACACAGTGACCGCACAGGCGGCGGGCCCGGAGTCCGAGCAGCAGCAGCGCGAGCAGCAGAGCCTCAGCACCGCGGCGGCGCGTAATCTCGCCACCACCACCAAGTCCGAACCCCAGATGCAGGGCATCAGCTCCCGCTGGGCCACCCGCATCCTGCCCTGGGTGAACGTGCCCGGCGCGACCTACCGGGTCAACCGCCGCCTCTCCTACACGCTCGGCGACGGTCGCGTGACCTTCGTGAAGAACGGCTCCAAGGTCCAGGTGGTCCCCGCCGAACTGGGCGAACTGCCGCTGCTGCGCGGTTTCACCGACAAGGACGCGCTCGGCGCGCTGGCCGACAAGTTCGTGCAGAAGGAGTTCGCCCCCGGCCAGGTCATCGTGCAGGAGGGCCGCAAGGCCGACCACGTGTACCTGATCGCGCACGGCAAGGTCGAGAAGATCAGCGAGGGCCCGTACGACGCCGAGGCCACGATCGGTCTGATGGCCGACGGGGACGCCTTCGGCGGCCAGGTGCTCGCCGGCGGTACCCGGAAGTGGGACTTCACGGCCCGTGCCATGACCGCCACGACCGTACTCGCGCTGCCGCTGACGGCGTACAAGGCGGTCGCCGACCGGCACGAGAAGCTGCGCCGGCACGTGCAGTCCATCAGCACCGACGGCGACCGCCGGCTGAACCGGTCCGGCGAGGCCGACATCCTGCTGAAGGCGGGTCACCACGGCGAGGAGACGCTGCACCAGACCTTCGTCGACTACGAACTCGAGCCGCGCGAGTACGAGTTGAGCGTGGCGCAGACCGTGCTCCGGGTGCACAGCCGGGTCGCCGACCTCTACAACGAGCCGATGAACCAGACGCAGCAGCAGCTGCGGCTGACCATCGAGGCCCTGCGTGAGCGGCAGGAGCACGAGCTGATCAACAACGCGGAGTTCGGCCTGCTCAACAACGCCGACTTCGACCAGCGGATCTCCACCTACTCGGGGCCGCCGACCCCGGACGACATGGACGAGCTGCTCAGCATGCGGCGCAAGACGCGCTGTTTCCTCGCCCACCCGAAGGCCATCGCCGCGTTCGGCCGCCAGTGCAACAAGCGGGGCCTCTACTTCGGCAGCGTCGACCTCAACGGCAACCAGATCCCCGCCTGGCGCGGCGTGCCCCTCCTGCCGTGCGGCAAGATCCCGATCAGCGACCAGGGCACGACCTCGATCATCGCCATGCGCACCGGCGAGGACGACCAGGGCGTCATCGGCCTTCACCAGACCGGCATCCCGGACGAGGTCGAGCCCGGCCTGAACGTCCGCTTCATGGGCATCAACGAGCAGGCGGTCATCTCCTACCTCGTCAGCACCTACTACTCGGCGGCCGTCCTGGTGCCCGACGCCCTCGGCATCCTGGAGAACGTCGAGATCGCCCGCACCAACGGGAGCTGA
- a CDS encoding geranyl diphosphate 2-C-methyltransferase, translating into MSKISTQMESIAMGDVLRTDYQKSVAEYWNKEKDPVNIKLGEVDGLYHHHYGLGEWDPSVLAGPPENRDQRIIEELHRLETAQADILLDHLGDITPDDHLLDAGSGRGGTSFMANARFGCHVDGVSISEQQVDFANDQAKQRGVMGKVRFHFRNMLDTRLPTGSRRAIWTNETTMYVDLFELFAEFSRLLEYGGRYVCITGCSNDVTGMRSKAVSRIDEHYTCNIHPRSEYFRALAANNLVPMQVVDLTPDTIPYWELRAKSSVATGIEDSFLTAYKEGSFHYLLITADRI; encoded by the coding sequence ATGTCCAAGATCTCCACCCAGATGGAAAGCATCGCCATGGGCGACGTCCTGCGCACCGACTACCAGAAGTCGGTCGCGGAGTACTGGAACAAGGAGAAGGACCCCGTCAACATCAAGCTCGGCGAGGTCGACGGCCTCTACCACCACCACTACGGCCTCGGCGAGTGGGACCCCTCGGTCCTCGCCGGTCCGCCGGAGAACCGTGACCAGCGCATCATCGAGGAACTGCACCGCCTGGAGACTGCCCAGGCCGACATCCTCCTCGACCACCTCGGCGACATCACCCCCGACGACCACCTCCTGGACGCCGGCTCCGGCCGAGGCGGCACCAGCTTCATGGCCAACGCGCGCTTCGGCTGCCACGTCGACGGCGTCAGCATCTCCGAGCAGCAGGTCGACTTCGCCAACGACCAGGCGAAGCAGCGCGGGGTGATGGGCAAGGTCCGCTTCCACTTCCGCAACATGCTCGACACCCGTCTGCCGACCGGATCACGGCGCGCGATCTGGACCAACGAGACGACGATGTACGTCGACCTGTTCGAGCTCTTCGCCGAGTTCTCGCGCCTGCTGGAGTACGGCGGACGCTACGTCTGCATCACCGGCTGCTCCAACGACGTCACCGGCATGCGATCCAAGGCGGTCAGCAGGATCGACGAGCACTACACCTGCAACATCCACCCGCGCAGCGAGTACTTCAGGGCACTGGCGGCGAACAACCTGGTGCCGATGCAGGTGGTGGACCTGACCCCCGACACGATCCCCTACTGGGAACTGCGCGCCAAGTCGTCCGTGGCCACCGGCATCGAGGACTCCTTCCTCACCGCCTACAAGGAGGGCAGCTTCCACTACCTCCTCATCACAGCCGACCGCATCTGA